The Niallia alba genome includes a window with the following:
- a CDS encoding NAD(P)/FAD-dependent oxidoreductase has protein sequence MDHTELFDVTIIGGGPAGLYSAFYSGLREMKTKIIEFLPQLGGKLHLYPEKMIWDVGGITPMPGEKLREQLVQQGLTFKPEVVTNTKIHSISKNEEGIFLLETDSGEIHYSKTVIVAVGSGIVTPQKLKIEGAERFEVSNLNYTVKSLMHFRDKVVVLSGGGNSAVDWALELEPIAKKVYLTCRKDTLAGHEAKARELLESNVDCLFHTSITKLIANESHNCIDSVELTNTKMEEMTTLKVDEVVINHGYEMDSSLLKNSKLKIEMLEDFYIAGNVNSETSVPGIFAAGDILKHEGKVHLIAGAFQDAANAVNKAKLFIQPDASNSAMVSSHNELFEEKNKELIKSMIQCDDCSVMKVRV, from the coding sequence ATGGATCATACAGAATTATTCGATGTGACGATAATTGGCGGCGGACCAGCAGGCTTATATTCTGCTTTTTATAGTGGGCTAAGAGAAATGAAAACAAAAATTATTGAATTTTTGCCACAGCTAGGTGGAAAGCTGCATTTATATCCAGAGAAAATGATCTGGGATGTTGGCGGCATCACTCCAATGCCAGGTGAGAAGTTAAGAGAGCAGCTTGTCCAGCAAGGTTTAACTTTTAAACCAGAAGTAGTAACAAATACGAAGATCCATTCTATTTCTAAAAATGAGGAAGGGATATTCTTATTAGAAACAGATTCAGGAGAAATCCATTATTCTAAAACAGTCATTGTTGCAGTAGGAAGTGGAATCGTTACTCCACAAAAATTAAAAATAGAAGGTGCAGAAAGATTTGAGGTATCAAACTTAAATTATACAGTAAAATCTTTAATGCACTTTAGAGATAAGGTTGTCGTTCTTTCTGGTGGTGGAAATTCAGCAGTTGACTGGGCACTCGAACTAGAGCCAATCGCAAAGAAAGTGTATTTAACATGTAGAAAAGATACCCTTGCAGGTCACGAGGCAAAAGCAAGAGAACTGTTAGAAAGTAACGTAGATTGCTTATTCCATACCTCTATCACGAAATTGATTGCCAACGAAAGCCATAATTGTATTGATTCGGTTGAATTAACGAATACAAAAATGGAGGAAATGACTACTTTGAAAGTAGATGAAGTAGTCATCAACCATGGCTATGAAATGGATTCTTCCTTATTAAAGAATAGTAAATTGAAAATTGAGATGCTTGAGGATTTTTACATAGCAGGCAATGTTAACAGTGAGACATCTGTACCTGGAATATTTGCCGCAGGAGATATTCTAAAGCATGAAGGAAAAGTTCATTTAATTGCAGGAGCTTTCCAAGATGCCGCAAATGCAGTTAATAAGGCGAAATTATTTATCCAGCCAGACGCAAGCAATAGCGCGATGGTATCATCCCATAATGAACTATTCGAAGAGAAGAACAAAGAACTAATTAAAAGTATGATCCAATGTGATGATTGTTCAGTGATGAAAGTACGGGTCTAA
- a CDS encoding quaternary amine ABC transporter ATP-binding protein — translation MYKIEVKNLTKIFGGNPKEGLKRLQAGEEKTKILKETGMTIGVDNASFHVKQGEFFVIMGLSGSGKSTLIRLVNRLIEPTSGEVLIDGKNITSMNKKELIDIRRKKLSMVFQNFALFPNRTVQENVEYGLEIQGHPKNDRAKKATKAIHDVGLKGYEASYPNQLSGGMQQRVGLARALANDSDILLMDEAFSALDPLIRKEMQDELIRLQNKLGKTIIFITHDLDEALKLGDRIAIMKNGSIVQLGTAEEILEKPANDYVSSFVEDVDRSKVLVAGHIMKQPDLITTWKDGPRVAVRKMEEAGLSSIFVVDKDKQLKGILTIDAAINAFKENKWVEDVLEHDFHSTTYDTPLNDLIGVAAESKFPIAVTENNRLLGIIVRVSILSGLILGKEQKEAIV, via the coding sequence ATGTATAAAATCGAAGTCAAAAATCTTACAAAAATATTTGGAGGAAACCCAAAGGAAGGACTAAAAAGACTCCAAGCTGGCGAAGAAAAAACGAAAATACTTAAAGAAACAGGAATGACAATTGGGGTAGATAATGCCTCCTTTCATGTAAAACAAGGAGAATTCTTTGTCATTATGGGTTTATCCGGCAGTGGGAAATCTACACTTATTCGCCTAGTTAACCGACTAATCGAACCAACTTCTGGTGAAGTATTAATTGATGGAAAAAATATAACCAGCATGAATAAAAAAGAGCTTATCGATATCCGACGGAAAAAACTTAGTATGGTTTTTCAGAATTTTGCATTATTTCCAAATCGAACAGTTCAAGAAAACGTGGAATACGGTTTAGAAATTCAAGGTCATCCTAAGAACGATCGGGCAAAAAAAGCTACAAAAGCTATCCATGATGTTGGTTTAAAAGGGTATGAAGCAAGTTATCCTAATCAACTTAGTGGCGGTATGCAGCAACGCGTAGGTCTTGCTAGAGCATTAGCCAATGATAGCGATATCCTGTTAATGGATGAAGCATTTAGTGCGTTAGATCCGCTTATTCGGAAAGAAATGCAGGATGAGCTCATCCGTTTACAAAACAAGCTAGGCAAAACGATTATCTTTATCACCCATGACTTAGATGAAGCACTTAAGTTAGGTGATCGAATTGCAATTATGAAAAATGGTTCCATTGTACAATTAGGTACAGCGGAAGAAATACTAGAAAAGCCTGCGAATGATTATGTTTCTAGTTTTGTTGAAGATGTAGATCGTTCCAAGGTATTAGTGGCAGGTCATATTATGAAACAACCAGATTTAATTACTACTTGGAAGGATGGCCCGAGAGTAGCGGTAAGGAAAATGGAGGAAGCTGGTCTATCAAGTATCTTTGTCGTAGATAAGGATAAACAACTTAAAGGTATCCTGACCATTGATGCTGCCATTAATGCGTTCAAAGAAAATAAATGGGTTGAGGATGTATTAGAGCATGACTTCCATTCAACCACATACGATACACCATTAAATGATTTAATTGGCGTTGCAGCAGAATCAAAATTCCCCATTGCAGTCACAGAAAATAATAGATTGCTAGGAATCATCGTTCGAGTCTCTATATTGTCTGGACTTATTCTTGGAAAAGAACAAAAGGAGGCTATCGTATGA
- a CDS encoding ABC transporter permease, whose amino-acid sequence MNYFFFPLEDWTNQFVDNWLLPVLGDFFNSFSGVLSIFINAVTNLFTFIPAEIIAILLALLAWRLAGRGIAIFTIIGALYLGSVGLWTGAMQTLAIVIVATFFSIVVGIPLGIFTAKNRTLDHIVRPILDFMQTLPSFVYLIPAILLFGLGEVPAVISTFVFATPPAVRMTSLAIKQVPADIVEAAKAFGSTSWQLLVKVQLPNAIPTIMAGINQTIMLALSMAVIASMIGSPGLGSTVLSGISSVNVGLGLTGGLGIVVLAIILDRITQGLGKKA is encoded by the coding sequence ATGAATTATTTCTTCTTTCCACTAGAAGATTGGACAAATCAATTTGTAGACAATTGGCTATTGCCAGTCTTAGGTGACTTTTTCAACTCCTTTAGCGGAGTGTTAAGCATATTTATTAATGCTGTCACTAATTTATTTACCTTTATTCCTGCTGAAATAATCGCAATCCTCTTAGCACTATTAGCATGGCGCCTTGCCGGAAGAGGAATCGCAATTTTTACAATTATTGGTGCACTTTACTTAGGTTCAGTAGGTTTATGGACAGGTGCTATGCAAACATTAGCTATTGTTATCGTAGCAACCTTTTTCTCAATCGTTGTTGGTATCCCATTGGGAATATTTACAGCTAAAAATCGAACATTGGATCATATTGTTAGACCAATTCTCGATTTCATGCAAACATTACCAAGCTTTGTCTATTTAATCCCTGCTATTCTACTCTTTGGTCTAGGAGAAGTACCAGCAGTTATCTCTACTTTCGTTTTTGCTACTCCACCTGCAGTACGCATGACGAGTTTAGCTATTAAACAAGTTCCTGCTGATATTGTGGAAGCTGCTAAGGCTTTCGGTTCTACTTCTTGGCAGTTACTTGTTAAGGTTCAGCTTCCAAATGCCATTCCAACTATTATGGCAGGAATTAACCAAACGATTATGTTGGCATTATCAATGGCAGTTATCGCCTCGATGATTGGCTCACCTGGATTAGGAAGTACTGTTTTATCCGGTATTTCTAGTGTAAATGTTGGATTAGGCCTTACTGGTGGATTAGGTATTGTTGTCCTTGCGATTATACTGGATCGAATTACACAAGGATTAGGAAAAAAAGCATAA
- a CDS encoding glycine betaine ABC transporter substrate-binding protein, translating into MKKWKFSFLLLLLFTLLVGCSSQTQNTGGNGTNNSETITFGVTPWTSTVPPTKVAKLLLEDMGYTVEEKNADAGGVYTGLSRGDLDVFMDSWLPDMHANYMNRYKSQIEDVAVSYTEGELGWVIPSNVEGIDSIEDLKGKEDLFGGKVYGIEEGAGMTITSKEMIEEYGLDLEYVASSEGGMLAQASKLMKSGDPVLFLGWRPHPMFVDYDLKVLEDPKGFFKTSEVHVVANNSLKEEAPEVHEFLSNWSMPVEDIEEMIVKIDNGADEEEVAQEWIDNNQDLVNAMLGK; encoded by the coding sequence ATGAAAAAATGGAAATTTAGCTTTTTACTGTTATTACTATTTACCCTTTTAGTTGGATGTTCTTCTCAAACGCAAAATACTGGTGGAAATGGGACGAACAATAGCGAAACGATCACATTTGGAGTGACTCCTTGGACTAGTACAGTTCCTCCAACAAAAGTAGCTAAACTTTTATTAGAAGATATGGGCTATACAGTGGAAGAGAAAAATGCAGATGCTGGTGGCGTTTATACTGGCCTTTCTCGAGGTGATTTAGATGTATTTATGGATTCTTGGTTACCTGATATGCATGCAAATTATATGAATCGATACAAAAGTCAAATTGAAGATGTAGCAGTCAGCTATACAGAAGGGGAGCTTGGATGGGTTATTCCGTCTAATGTGGAAGGCATTGATAGCATTGAAGATCTGAAAGGAAAAGAGGATCTTTTCGGTGGAAAAGTATATGGTATTGAAGAAGGGGCAGGAATGACTATTACTTCAAAAGAAATGATTGAAGAATATGGGTTAGACTTAGAATATGTTGCTTCTAGTGAAGGTGGTATGTTAGCGCAAGCGTCTAAGCTTATGAAAAGCGGTGATCCCGTTCTTTTCCTCGGATGGCGTCCACATCCAATGTTTGTTGATTATGATTTAAAGGTATTAGAAGATCCAAAAGGTTTCTTTAAAACATCTGAAGTTCATGTCGTTGCAAATAATAGTTTGAAAGAAGAAGCACCTGAAGTACACGAATTTTTAAGTAATTGGAGCATGCCTGTTGAAGATATTGAAGAAATGATTGTGAAGATTGACAATGGGGCAGATGAGGAAGAAGTTGCGCAGGAATGGATTGATAATAATCAAGATTTAGTTAATGCGATGTTAGGGAAATAA